The following nucleotide sequence is from Paenibacillus odorifer.
CATTGGTACCAGACTCATGCCACCAACCTCTTTTCTCTGTACAGATTAGTCTTATCGTTTCAGAAATATTTTAACACGTTCAAGGCGCGATGTCATTTTTTCACTACAGTCGACTGTCTGCTGCTTGTGAATTGTGACGTTACTACCCCTATTACCTTATTGCCATACGTTCATACGGATACCTATGTAGTCACATATATTTGCGGCCGAGGATAAAAATAAGGCACGTAACGAAACTTACGTGCCTTATCATATCTGTATGGAGGCCGTGTAACTTGGCCGTTCTAGGTAGTGTTTAAAATATCCTACTCAGCTTTAGTGTCTTCAGCAGCTGGTGCTTCTTCTACTGCTTCAACTTCTACACTATTGCTAACAAGGAAATCAATGGTTTTACGCAACGAAAGCTCTTCGCTCAAACTGCCCAGTGAACCGTTAGCTGCCAAGATGCTGCGGATTTCTTCTGGAGTACGTTTGTAAGCTTCAGCCATAGTAGCCAACTCTTCGTTAACTTCTTCTTCGGAAACTTCAATGTTCTCTTGTTTTGCGATAACTTCCAATACCAGGTTGTTGCGAACGCGTTTTTCAGCATCGCCTTTCATTTGGTTCTGCAAGTCTTCACGAGTTTGGCCGGAGAAGCTAAGGAACATATCCATGTTCATGCCTTGTTGACGAAGACGAGTGTCGAAGTCACGAACCATGTTCTCAACTTCACTGTTGATCATAGCTTCAGGGATTTCAACTTCAGCGTTAGCTGCTGCTTTATCAACAACTGCATTCTCACGAAGGCCTTTCAGTTCTTCCTCTTTACGGGATTCGAGCTGAGCTTTCAGATCTGCTTTGTACTCATCCAAAGTTTCGAATTCACTTACATCTTTAGCGAACTCATCATCGAGTGCAGGAAGTTGTTTGCGTTTGATTTCGTGCAGCTTCACTTTGAATACTGCTTTTTTACCCGCAAGGTTCTCTGCATGGTATTCATCAGGGAAAGTAACTTCAACATCTTTGAAATCTCCAGTAGCCATTCCTACCACTTGCTCTTCGAATCCTGGAATGAAGGAGTTGCTGCCAAGCTCAAGAGAGTGACGTTCAGCTTTTCCGCCTTCAAACGGTACATCATCAACATATCCGTCAAAATCGATTACAGCGATGTCGCCGTTAGCTGCTGCTTCTTCTTCAACTACTACAAGCTCAGCATGACGTTCTTGCAGACGAGCAAGTTCAGCACTCAACTCTTCTTCAGTCACTTCAGCTTTTTGTACTGGAACTTCCAGACCTTTGTAATCGCCGAGCTTCACTTCAGGTTTAACCGTGATCTTCGCTTTGAAGATAAAGGATTGACCTTTAGCAAATTGCTCAATATCAACTTCAGGACGGTCTACAGGGAAGATGTCAGTTTGTTCAACTGCTTCACCGTAAGCTTCAGGAAGAAGAATGTCGATTGCATCTTGGTACAAGCTTTCTACACCAAAACGGGATTCAAAGATCGGCCGAGGTACTTTACCTTTACGGAAGCCTGGTACGTTAGCTTTTTTAACGACTTTGTTAAAAGCTTTATCAAGTGCTGCTGTTACGCGTTCTGCGTCTACTTCTACTTCAAGAACTCCAAGGTTCTTCTCTATTTTTTCCCATGTTGCTTTCATATTATACTTTTCCCTCCAAAATATAGGTTCACAAGTTTACTTCAAATAATGATACAATCCACGCACAGAATAACCATTATATTATATACAACATTACTTTATTTATCAAGTAGAGAAGTCTTTACAAAACCCTTGAGAGCACGATAAGCTCCCTCAAATTGAAAGCGCATGCCGTCTGTGATGCCATACATTCCACGTGTCTCTTCCTCTTGTCGGGAGCCGTTTAAACTTTCAGAAACAAATTGGTGCAAAGCTCCTGCCCAAATATCCAGCAAAACGTCTTCGCCTTCCAGCAATTTCCGATATTCGTCCGACCCATAAATCGACATGATGAACTGACCCCAGAGCTCTTGTGCAAAATAATACAGCGTAGGCTCATGCACCTCAGCCTGCTCGGCTACCCGTTCCAGCACATGACTCACCTCCGGAGGAAAATCCTCCGTCTGCAGTGGCACGCTCTCGATCTCTACGAGTACCGTTTCATGTCCGCGAATCAGCTTCACTGTTCCCTGCATCCCACGCCGCTTAAGCGTCTGCAAGGTCCGAAATTGCAGCAGTGGATGAACATTATCCCCCTGCAACCAAGTGGTCAGCTCCTCGTCAACGCCGCCACCTTCCAGATAGGATAGCTGCTCTAGTGCAAGTATTGTCGCCTCAGACAGAGGTTCATTCATCACCCGCTGCAGCAGCTTTTTGGGATACCCCGCATCCTCGTTCATTTTGGATTTGGCCAAAAAGCGGGCCATATCCTCTTCCCTTAAATCTTCGTCTTCGGGGTGAACAGCTCCCTCCGCATCTCCATTCTGGGACGCGTAAGGAAATGCCGTTTCGAGCCATTCCAGCAGGGACCGCCATTCCTCGTAATTTCGCTCTTCCTGTCCTTGACACTGCAGCAAAAAACGAAGCAGCTCCATCGCTTCCCCGTAGCGTTCACTTTCCAGCATCACCGTCAGCTGGATTTGATAATAGTCCAGTGTCTTGGGGAACAGGACGATATTCTCTTTGGTGGCGGGGGAATCCGAATGTTTAATGAGGGCACCTCCTTATGTCTACTTATGTGAATGGAATCCTAACCATTATAAAAGTTATTAATACCTTAAGCTTCTTCCGAAACTTAATAATTGTAGATTATAGCATACCCCGTACTCTTTTTAAAAAACAGCTTGAAAAAGATCATCCCATATGATATGATAATTCCTGCTTGCTTTTCTGCCAGCAACCATGTCCCGGTAGCTCAGCTGGATAGAGCATGCGCCTTCTAAGCGCACGGTCGGGGGTTCGAATCCCTTCCGGGACGTCATATAGAAACAGCCTTCCTTCGGGAAGGCTGTTTCTATTTTCAGGGGAAGGGTTGGGCGGAGCTCAGGGAGTCACTACTGGGACGAATAGACGACTGAACGACTGAGCTTAAGATTCGCGGCTCTGGATTACCCGAGTTTCAGGGATTCATGGAGCTTGGATTCGAAGCTCAGAACCTGATGAAAACTTAGCCTCGTCGGAGCTCAGGGTCCGATAAAGCTTAGCATTCGAAACTTAGAATTTGGTGAAAACCTGGGCCTCGTCGGGCTATGAGTCGATGGAGCTTAACTTTTGATGCTCGCTCGGACTTGGTCACACTTAGATCTCGTTGGGGCTCAGGGTTCTGTGAAGCTTAGCAATCGATGATCAGTTTCTATGAGTCAGTACCACATCATACCCCGCAGCATTAGAATATTAGGGTTGCTTTTCCGGAGATACGCCGCTACATGCTATCTAATTGCATTTTCTGCAACTAAAAGTACCCTTTTACCTCCAAAACTCGCTTTAATTGCATTTCATACACTTATATTCTCAGATTTACGCCTAGAATGGTCTTTTCACCATTTTTAACTGCACAAAGTACAATTAAACCCAAACAAACCTATCACCATCAAAAATAAGTGCATAAAGT
It contains:
- the tig gene encoding trigger factor, translated to MKATWEKIEKNLGVLEVEVDAERVTAALDKAFNKVVKKANVPGFRKGKVPRPIFESRFGVESLYQDAIDILLPEAYGEAVEQTDIFPVDRPEVDIEQFAKGQSFIFKAKITVKPEVKLGDYKGLEVPVQKAEVTEEELSAELARLQERHAELVVVEEEAAANGDIAVIDFDGYVDDVPFEGGKAERHSLELGSNSFIPGFEEQVVGMATGDFKDVEVTFPDEYHAENLAGKKAVFKVKLHEIKRKQLPALDDEFAKDVSEFETLDEYKADLKAQLESRKEEELKGLRENAVVDKAAANAEVEIPEAMINSEVENMVRDFDTRLRQQGMNMDMFLSFSGQTREDLQNQMKGDAEKRVRNNLVLEVIAKQENIEVSEEEVNEELATMAEAYKRTPEEIRSILAANGSLGSLSEELSLRKTIDFLVSNSVEVEAVEEAPAAEDTKAE